A region from the Falco rusticolus isolate bFalRus1 chromosome 4, bFalRus1.pri, whole genome shotgun sequence genome encodes:
- the GATAD1 gene encoding GATA zinc finger domain-containing protein 1, producing MPLGLKPTCSVCRSTSSSMWKKGGQGEILCNNCTARSAPPGPAAFATTSAAAQHSNGGGGGKQSKQEIHRRSARLRNTKYKSAPAAEKKVSTKGKGRRHIFKLKNPIKAPESVSTIITAESIFYKGVYYQIGDVVSVVDEQDGKTYYAQIRGFIQDQYCEKSAALTWLIPTQASPKDCFDPASYIIGPEEDLPRKMEYLEFVCHAPSEYFKSRSSPFPTVPTRPEKGYIWTHVGPTPAISIKETVTNNL from the exons ATGCCGCTGGGGCTGAAGCCCACCTGCAGCGTGTGCCGCAGCACGTCCTCCTCCATGTGGAAGAAGGGTGGCCAGGGCGAGATCCTGTGTAACAACTGCACcgcccgctccgcgccgcccgggcccgccgcctTCGCCACCACTTCGGCTGCCGCCCAGCACAGCaacggcggcggcggcgggaagCAG AGCAAGCAGGAGATCCACCGGCGCTCCGCCCGGCTGCGGAACACCAAGTACAAGTCGGCGCCCGCCGCGGAGAAGAAGGTCTCCACGAAGGGCAAGGGGAGGAGGCACATCTTTAAGTTAAAAAAC CCCATCAAGGCTCCCGAGTCTGTATCCACTATAATTACAGCAGAATCAATCTTTTATAAG GGGGTATACTATCAAATTGGAGATGTTGTTTCAGTGGTCGACGAGCAGGACGGAAAAACATACTACGCTCAGATACGTGGGTTTATTCAGGACCAATACTGTGAAAAGAGTGCTGCGCTAACCTGGCTCATTCCTACACAAGCCAGTCCCAAAGATTGTTTTGATCCAGCATCCTATATCATAG gaCCAGAAGAAGATCTTCCAAGGAAAATGGAATATTTAGAATTTGTTTGTCATGCACCTTCGGAATATTTCAAATCTCGATCATCTCCCTTCCCTACTGTTCCTACAAGACCAGAGAAGGGCTATATATGGACTCATGTGGGACCTACTCCTGCAATCTCCATTAAAGAAACTGTTACCAacaatttataa